In the genome of Candidatus Caldatribacterium sp., one region contains:
- a CDS encoding ATP-binding protein, which produces MTDERPLIELERKIAGGDFQSAGDVSSELKRILQQVGFPPPFSRRVVIAAYEAEMNVVIHAWRGIFRAWIFPNRVHIEVDDEGPGIPDLELAFQEGYSTAPPHIREMGFGAGYGLSNMKKCSDRLEIDTRVGEGTKVIMDFFLNPS; this is translated from the coding sequence ATGACCGACGAGAGGCCCCTCATCGAGCTTGAGCGGAAAATTGCGGGAGGGGATTTCCAGAGCGCCGGAGATGTTTCTAGTGAACTCAAAAGGATTCTCCAGCAAGTTGGTTTTCCACCTCCTTTCAGTCGACGGGTGGTTATTGCTGCGTACGAGGCGGAGATGAATGTTGTCATTCATGCCTGGCGGGGAATTTTCCGGGCGTGGATTTTTCCAAACCGAGTTCACATAGAGGTAGATGATGAGGGTCCTGGAATTCCGGATCTTGAACTTGCTTTCCAGGAAGGGTATTCCACAGCTCCTCCCCATATACGGGAGATGGGGTTTGGCGCAGGGTATGGGCTCTCGAACATGAAAAAGTGCTCCGATCGCCTTGAGATTGATACTCGTGTTGGTGAAGGAACGAAGGTCATCATGGATTTCTTCCTTAACCCTTCGTAA